The Sulfurimonas hydrogeniphila genome includes a window with the following:
- a CDS encoding SDR family oxidoreductase, translating into MKAVVTGGAGFIGSHMVDLLVKEGFHVTVLDNLANGRLENIAHHKGKIEFFQVDIGDYETELDSYFEDADYVFHYAALADIVPSINNPVKYHRANVDGTINVLEAAKKSKNLKKFVYAASSSCYGIPDVYPTPEDTPIKPEYPYAHTKTVAEQYVMHWGQLYNMPVVSMRFFNVYGVRHRTGGTYGAVFGVFLAQLLNNKPLTIVGDGEQTRDFTYVSDIVDACFMAAKSPISQEIFNVGSDNTYSINYLAELLGGEKHYIPKRPGEPESTYADISKIKTMLGWKPKISFEEGVKIMLENIDSWREAPLWDEKSIQEATKEWFLYLGEK; encoded by the coding sequence ATGAAAGCAGTAGTAACGGGTGGAGCCGGGTTTATCGGCTCGCATATGGTTGATTTGTTGGTCAAAGAGGGTTTCCATGTAACGGTGTTGGACAATCTGGCAAACGGACGGCTTGAGAATATTGCACATCACAAGGGGAAGATAGAATTTTTCCAAGTTGATATTGGCGATTATGAAACTGAATTGGACAGCTATTTTGAAGATGCGGATTATGTGTTTCATTATGCAGCTTTGGCGGATATCGTCCCATCAATTAACAACCCTGTAAAATACCACAGAGCCAATGTAGACGGTACAATCAATGTGCTTGAAGCGGCGAAAAAAAGTAAAAATCTTAAAAAGTTTGTTTATGCAGCTTCGAGTTCATGTTATGGTATCCCAGATGTCTATCCGACACCCGAAGATACTCCCATAAAACCGGAATACCCGTATGCCCACACAAAAACAGTAGCCGAACAGTATGTCATGCACTGGGGGCAGTTATATAATATGCCCGTAGTGTCGATGAGGTTCTTTAATGTCTATGGAGTGCGTCATAGAACAGGAGGGACATACGGTGCTGTATTTGGGGTGTTCTTGGCACAATTGTTAAATAACAAACCACTGACAATAGTGGGTGACGGAGAGCAGACAAGAGATTTTACCTATGTGAGTGATATAGTCGATGCATGTTTCATGGCAGCAAAAAGCCCTATAAGTCAAGAGATTTTTAATGTAGGCAGTGACAATACTTACAGCATTAATTACCTTGCCGAGCTTTTAGGTGGAGAAAAACACTACATTCCAAAAAGACCGGGAGAACCTGAGAGCACTTATGCGGACATTTCAAAAATAAAAACTATGCTAGGCTGGAAACCAAAAATAAGCTTTGAAGAGGGCGTGAAAATAATGCTTGAAAATATAGATTCTTGGCGGGAAGCTCCGCTTTGGGATGAAAAAAGCATTCAAGAAGCGACTAAAGAGTGGTTCTTGTATCTGGGGGAGAAATAA
- a CDS encoding radical SAM protein, protein MSDKFAIDSHKMSLHPVRVARWLEADDNWERLKKIYPVYVEVSPYGGCNHRCTFCALDYMGYENIGIDFEVLKNSLSDMAAHGVKSVMFAGEGEPLLFKDLDLIVEHCSQVGIDTSITTNFVPLNKKNIERCIENCSWIKVSLNAGTAQSYAAIHQTKELDFERVMNNLAYALEYRRQNKLTCTLGVQMLLLPENRDEAVILAQKVKELGADYLVIKPYSQHNFSETDRYKDIDYSQMLDVEEELKSFNDENFHIVFRANTMKKYVKKEHSYSTCHATPFFWGYIAADGKVFGCSAYLGDERFCYGNIYDNSFSEIWESDKRRESYNFVQKELDIKNCRVNCRMDEVNRYLDRLKNPEAHDNFI, encoded by the coding sequence ATGAGTGATAAATTTGCAATAGATTCCCATAAAATGAGTTTACATCCTGTCCGGGTTGCAAGATGGCTTGAAGCAGATGATAACTGGGAGAGACTCAAAAAAATCTACCCTGTGTATGTGGAAGTGTCACCGTATGGCGGATGCAATCACCGGTGTACATTTTGCGCGCTTGATTATATGGGCTATGAAAATATCGGCATAGATTTTGAAGTTTTAAAAAACAGCCTGAGTGATATGGCAGCTCATGGTGTGAAAAGTGTGATGTTTGCAGGAGAAGGCGAGCCTCTGCTGTTTAAAGATTTAGACCTCATTGTAGAGCACTGCTCACAAGTGGGTATCGATACCTCCATAACAACAAACTTTGTTCCGCTCAATAAAAAAAACATTGAGCGTTGCATTGAGAACTGTTCCTGGATAAAAGTGAGCCTCAATGCGGGAACGGCTCAAAGCTACGCCGCAATTCATCAAACAAAAGAGCTTGATTTTGAGCGGGTCATGAATAATTTAGCGTATGCTTTGGAGTACAGAAGACAAAACAAGCTTACATGTACGCTTGGCGTACAGATGCTTCTGCTTCCCGAAAACAGAGATGAAGCGGTGATTTTAGCTCAAAAAGTCAAAGAGCTCGGGGCTGACTATTTGGTGATAAAACCCTATTCGCAACATAATTTCAGTGAGACAGACAGATACAAAGACATAGACTACTCTCAAATGCTCGATGTTGAAGAGGAACTAAAAAGCTTTAATGATGAGAATTTTCATATAGTTTTTCGTGCAAATACGATGAAAAAATATGTGAAAAAAGAGCATTCCTACTCTACCTGCCACGCGACTCCGTTTTTTTGGGGATACATTGCCGCTGACGGAAAAGTTTTTGGCTGCAGTGCTTACCTTGGGGATGAGCGCTTTTGTTACGGCAATATTTATGACAACAGCTTTAGTGAAATTTGGGAAAGTGACAAACGCAGAGAATCGTACAACTTTGTGCAAAAGGAGTTGGATATTAAAAATTGCAGAGTCAACTGCAGAATGGATGAGGTCAATCGCTATCTGGACAGGTTGAAAAATCCAGAGGCGCATGATAATTTTATATAA
- the cysQ gene encoding 3'(2'),5'-bisphosphate nucleotidase CysQ: MLEEINLQQIATIAKEAGKAIMQIYQKDFTIEYKDDNSFLTEADTKANEIICLALQKLYPNIPILSEENKQVVYEIRKNWQYYWCIDPLDGTKEFIKHNGEFTVNIALIHKDTPVLGVVYAPATKEMYKAKKGKGAFKNGQKLPLHVNSHPQKELHIVASKSHLSPETQAFIDALSAEKKEQRNRGSSLKLCMVADGSADIYPRLGPTMEWDTAAADAIVRQSGKMTYQFENMQPLVYNKKNLLNPWFIVK; the protein is encoded by the coding sequence GTGTTAGAAGAGATTAATCTACAGCAAATTGCTACGATTGCAAAAGAGGCAGGCAAAGCCATTATGCAAATATATCAAAAAGATTTTACGATAGAGTACAAAGATGATAATTCTTTTTTGACGGAAGCAGATACTAAAGCAAATGAAATTATCTGTTTGGCTTTGCAAAAGCTGTATCCGAATATACCGATACTCTCTGAAGAAAATAAGCAGGTAGTCTATGAAATAAGAAAAAATTGGCAATATTACTGGTGTATTGATCCTCTAGACGGGACAAAAGAGTTTATAAAGCACAATGGCGAGTTCACAGTAAACATAGCGCTTATTCATAAAGACACACCGGTTTTAGGTGTAGTATATGCTCCGGCAACAAAAGAAATGTACAAAGCAAAAAAAGGCAAGGGCGCGTTTAAAAATGGACAAAAACTTCCTTTACATGTAAACAGCCATCCTCAAAAGGAACTTCATATTGTTGCTTCAAAATCACACCTCTCACCAGAGACACAAGCATTTATAGATGCTCTTTCAGCAGAAAAAAAAGAGCAAAGAAACAGGGGAAGTTCTTTGAAACTTTGTATGGTGGCTGATGGAAGTGCAGATATTTATCCAAGGCTTGGACCAACTATGGAGTGGGATACGGCGGCGGCTGATGCTATTGTCAGACAAAGCGGCAAAATGACATATCAGTTTGAAAACATGCAACCATTAGTGTATAATAAAAAGAATTTGCTAAACCCTTGGTTTATAGTAAAATAA
- the cysC gene encoding adenylyl-sulfate kinase — translation MTNNKNIIFHENHLSKQKRAAIKGQKPCVLWFTGLSGSGKSTLANAVEVKLNQLQKHSYLLDGDNIRLGLNKGLGFSDEDRIENIRRIGEVAKLFVESGLIVLSAFISPFQKERDTVRTLVAKDEFIEIFVDTSLEICQRRDPKGLYIKAMQGEIPNFTGISSPYEIPNKAEIHIKTEKMTIEEASQIIIQYLQKRGYLEC, via the coding sequence ATGACAAACAATAAAAATATAATTTTCCATGAGAATCACCTATCAAAGCAAAAAAGAGCAGCGATAAAGGGACAAAAACCCTGTGTGTTATGGTTTACGGGATTAAGCGGCAGCGGTAAATCTACATTGGCAAATGCAGTAGAAGTGAAACTCAATCAATTACAAAAACATAGTTACCTTTTAGACGGTGATAATATTCGTTTAGGGCTTAACAAAGGACTTGGTTTTTCTGATGAAGATAGGATTGAAAATATTAGAAGAATCGGTGAAGTCGCAAAATTGTTTGTTGAAAGTGGTCTTATAGTTTTGAGTGCTTTTATATCTCCTTTTCAAAAAGAAAGAGACACAGTCAGAACACTTGTAGCAAAAGATGAATTTATAGAAATATTTGTAGATACTTCCCTTGAAATATGTCAACGCAGAGATCCAAAAGGCTTGTATATAAAGGCAATGCAGGGAGAAATTCCAAATTTTACGGGTATATCTTCACCGTATGAAATACCAAATAAAGCAGAGATACATATAAAAACAGAGAAAATGACCATAGAAGAAGCAAGCCAGATAATTATACAATATTTACAAAAAAGAGGATATTTAGAGTGTTAG
- the cysN gene encoding sulfate adenylyltransferase subunit CysN — MSINNEKISLDIEAYLKEYENKDILRFLTCGSVDDGKSTLIGRLLYDSKMIFDDQLSTAQNESKKYGTTGEKLDMALLVDGLQSEREQGITIDVAYRFFATEKRKFIIADAPGHEQYTRNMVTGASTADVAIILIDARKGILTQTRRHSFIVNLLGIEHVIVAINKMDLVNFSKEVFDEIQASYETLADELGIKNRYYIPLSALEGDNVVNQSDNTPWYAGEPLLELLDAMDISKKETEEKFRFPVQYVNRPNLDFRGFCGTVASGSVKVGDEITVLPSGKTTKVKSIINAGDIKENHKQLTCNEVYAPMAVTITTEDEIDISRGDILVHTKKMPRVSNTLKVMLVWMNETPMQIAKTYDIKRAVSVISGVVEHINYKIDVNTYKREQVKELQLNDIASCKITLTRPIAADKYKENRRTGSFIIVDRVTNNTVGVGMIVDVAARENERKETQTRNYTDAEKALNYYIRENFPEWNCKLI, encoded by the coding sequence ATGAGTATAAATAATGAAAAAATCTCTTTAGATATAGAAGCCTACCTCAAAGAGTATGAAAACAAAGATATATTGCGTTTTTTAACTTGCGGAAGTGTAGATGATGGGAAATCCACTCTCATTGGTCGTCTTTTATATGATAGCAAGATGATATTTGACGATCAACTCTCTACTGCACAAAATGAGAGTAAAAAATACGGCACGACGGGTGAGAAGTTGGATATGGCTTTGCTTGTTGATGGTTTGCAAAGTGAGCGAGAACAGGGAATTACCATAGATGTAGCCTATAGGTTTTTTGCAACCGAAAAAAGAAAATTCATTATTGCCGATGCGCCGGGGCATGAACAGTACACTAGAAATATGGTGACAGGTGCCTCAACTGCGGATGTAGCTATAATACTTATAGATGCCCGCAAAGGTATTCTTACACAAACAAGAAGACACAGTTTTATAGTTAATCTTTTAGGGATAGAACATGTTATAGTCGCTATCAATAAGATGGATTTAGTAAATTTCTCCAAAGAAGTGTTTGATGAGATACAAGCCTCTTATGAAACTTTAGCAGACGAATTGGGAATTAAAAACAGATACTACATCCCTTTGAGTGCATTAGAAGGTGATAATGTAGTAAACCAAAGTGATAATACTCCCTGGTATGCAGGAGAACCTCTTTTAGAACTGCTAGACGCTATGGATATATCTAAAAAAGAGACAGAAGAAAAATTTAGATTTCCGGTGCAGTATGTCAATCGCCCAAATTTAGACTTTAGAGGTTTTTGTGGAACTGTTGCCAGTGGTAGCGTCAAAGTAGGTGATGAAATAACTGTGCTTCCTTCGGGAAAGACGACGAAAGTCAAAAGTATTATTAATGCCGGAGATATCAAAGAAAACCATAAACAGCTTACGTGTAATGAGGTCTATGCCCCAATGGCGGTAACGATTACGACAGAAGATGAAATTGACATCAGTCGTGGAGACATACTCGTACATACCAAAAAAATGCCAAGGGTTTCAAATACGTTAAAAGTTATGCTTGTATGGATGAATGAAACACCGATGCAGATAGCTAAGACGTATGACATTAAACGTGCTGTTTCCGTTATTAGCGGCGTAGTGGAGCATATTAACTATAAAATAGATGTGAATACATATAAAAGAGAACAGGTAAAAGAGTTACAACTCAACGACATAGCCTCTTGCAAAATAACACTTACCCGTCCGATAGCGGCAGATAAATACAAAGAAAATCGCCGAACGGGAAGTTTTATCATCGTTGACAGAGTCACAAATAATACGGTGGGTGTGGGTATGATAGTTGATGTGGCAGCAAGAGAAAATGAAAGAAAAGAAACACAAACAAGAAATTATACCGATGCAGAAAAAGCACTTAACTATTATATAAGAGAAAACTTTCCTGAGTGGAACTGTAAACTAATTTAA
- the cysD gene encoding sulfate adenylyltransferase subunit CysD yields the protein MLIKKSLIHLKQLEAESIYILREVAAEFCNPVMMYSVGKDSSVMLHLAQKAFAPAKVPFTFLHVDTLWKFAEMIEFRDKRAKELGFDLVVHSNPEGIAMNISPFEHGSKLHTDIMKTQALKQALNNGGYDAIIGGARRDEEKSRAKERIFSFRDKYHRWDPKKQRPELWNIFNTAIEKGESVRVFPISNWTELDVWQYIYLEGIPIPSLYFAKEREVVEYEGTKIMVDDERMPEQLRKTAKTEMVRFRTLGCYPLTGAINSTATTLPEIIREILLSTLSEREGRLIDKDSEGAMERKKIEGYF from the coding sequence ATGTTAATAAAAAAAAGCTTAATACATTTAAAACAACTAGAAGCAGAATCAATTTATATTCTCCGTGAGGTTGCGGCTGAGTTTTGTAATCCTGTAATGATGTACAGTGTAGGCAAAGACAGCTCCGTTATGCTGCATTTGGCACAAAAAGCATTTGCACCGGCTAAAGTGCCTTTTACATTCTTACATGTAGATACGCTTTGGAAATTTGCTGAGATGATAGAGTTTCGCGATAAGCGCGCAAAAGAGCTTGGCTTTGACCTTGTGGTGCACTCAAACCCTGAAGGGATAGCCATGAATATAAGCCCCTTTGAACATGGAAGTAAACTTCATACCGACATTATGAAAACTCAAGCACTCAAACAAGCTCTTAATAATGGTGGTTATGATGCTATTATCGGTGGAGCAAGAAGAGATGAAGAGAAATCTCGTGCCAAAGAGCGCATATTCTCCTTTCGTGATAAATATCACAGGTGGGATCCAAAAAAACAAAGACCGGAACTTTGGAATATTTTTAACACCGCTATTGAAAAAGGGGAATCCGTACGTGTGTTTCCTATAAGTAATTGGACAGAGCTTGATGTATGGCAGTATATCTATTTAGAAGGTATTCCTATTCCATCTCTTTACTTTGCTAAAGAGAGAGAAGTGGTTGAGTATGAAGGCACAAAGATCATGGTAGATGATGAAAGAATGCCGGAGCAACTCAGAAAAACAGCGAAAACAGAGATGGTGCGTTTTCGTACGCTTGGATGTTATCCTTTAACCGGCGCTATTAATTCAACTGCGACAACACTGCCTGAAATTATTCGTGAAATACTTCTTTCAACTTTAAGTGAGCGAGAAGGTCGGTTGATAGACAAAGATAGTGAAGGTGCTATGGAGCGTAAAAAGATAGAGGGATATTTTTAA
- a CDS encoding sulfotransferase domain-containing protein, which translates to MKMYNHNILISSMPKSGTVLVTNIIYKLLSIDKMDPPLNEELLEAFLKKLNIKDTRVSFGGINSVNNKEILVATNFHNLNGTIYKHFLLDITNGIDLSKKVIYFGHASPIEIMSNKILKKINKKIYVYRYGLDVLNSKMKFIENLDYVFFLMKKLKSQLKYQELRYLTPEKVYATIEAWTKHVEAFLKYKKEFYGIQYESLLANPRKEIKKLSIYLEIDIDDEKIENIIDNIFYKELTTSIHRHAYYRHYNESKKVKEWFKFISYKFYKDFVETNKNILQDLGYSISLEKKYNTLQFHNIFERKLEVYKRIIPKFQSIKNLVEYLKGYNIVVYGYNNYKTYLKRYLKNNVNVTMICDNNFKNINKEHVLSPKKLLSKVSEYDYIIITESSENCKVTINKKLRLHGGVVVLDVCHLIKR; encoded by the coding sequence ATGAAAATGTATAATCATAATATTCTAATATCATCTATGCCAAAGTCTGGAACAGTATTGGTTACTAATATTATTTATAAATTATTATCTATAGATAAAATGGATCCCCCATTAAATGAAGAGCTATTGGAAGCTTTTTTAAAAAAATTAAACATCAAAGATACTAGAGTTTCTTTTGGTGGTATAAATAGTGTGAATAATAAAGAAATATTAGTAGCTACAAATTTTCATAACTTAAATGGCACAATATATAAACATTTCTTACTGGATATTACAAATGGGATAGATTTATCTAAAAAAGTTATTTATTTTGGACATGCTTCACCTATAGAAATTATGTCTAATAAGATATTAAAAAAGATTAATAAAAAAATTTATGTATACAGATATGGTTTAGATGTTTTAAACTCAAAAATGAAATTTATTGAAAATTTAGATTATGTGTTTTTTTTAATGAAAAAATTAAAAAGTCAGTTAAAATACCAAGAGCTTAGATATTTGACTCCAGAAAAGGTATATGCGACAATTGAAGCTTGGACTAAGCATGTGGAAGCATTTTTAAAATATAAAAAAGAATTTTATGGAATACAGTATGAAAGTTTATTAGCTAATCCACGAAAAGAGATAAAGAAACTTTCTATTTATTTAGAAATAGATATTGATGATGAGAAAATAGAGAATATAATAGATAATATCTTTTATAAGGAATTAACTACCTCAATACACAGACATGCATATTATCGGCACTATAATGAATCAAAAAAAGTTAAAGAGTGGTTCAAATTTATTTCTTATAAATTCTATAAAGACTTTGTTGAAACAAATAAAAATATTCTGCAAGATTTAGGGTATTCAATCAGCTTAGAAAAAAAGTATAATACTCTGCAGTTCCATAATATTTTTGAGCGAAAGTTAGAAGTGTATAAAAGGATAATTCCAAAGTTCCAATCAATAAAAAATCTTGTTGAATATTTGAAGGGTTACAATATCGTTGTTTATGGATATAATAACTATAAAACTTACTTGAAACGATATTTAAAAAATAATGTAAATGTTACTATGATTTGTGATAATAATTTTAAAAATATAAATAAAGAACATGTGTTATCTCCTAAAAAATTACTATCTAAGGTGTCTGAGTATGACTATATTATTATTACAGAATCTTCAGAAAACTGTAAAGTTACAATAAATAAAAAGTTGCGTTTGCACGGTGGAGTGGTGGTTTTAGATGTTTGTCATCTTATTAAGAGGTAA
- a CDS encoding SIS domain-containing protein, whose product MKNFAKKYIKKLIATLQKSNLDIIAKIIELLDNTSGKIFIIGNGGSAATASHMVNDLGVGLKRRNIKSFDVESLSDNTPVCTALANDIGYKNIFYMQLKDRIKKEDILIAISCSGNSKNITKAVKYAKKEGATIIGLTGFDGGKLKKLSDINFHVATKKGAYGIVEDMHSIINHIIYSYYIDLESK is encoded by the coding sequence ATGAAAAACTTTGCAAAGAAGTACATAAAAAAACTTATTGCTACACTTCAAAAAAGTAATTTAGATATAATTGCAAAAATTATAGAACTCTTAGACAACACTTCTGGAAAAATATTTATTATTGGAAATGGTGGCAGTGCAGCTACTGCTTCACATATGGTAAATGATTTAGGAGTAGGACTCAAAAGAAGAAATATAAAAAGTTTTGATGTAGAAAGTCTCAGTGATAATACTCCTGTTTGTACAGCACTTGCCAATGATATTGGGTATAAAAATATATTTTACATGCAACTCAAAGATAGAATAAAAAAAGAAGATATCCTCATTGCCATTTCCTGTAGCGGCAACTCAAAAAACATAACAAAAGCTGTCAAGTATGCAAAAAAAGAGGGTGCTACTATTATTGGGCTCACAGGTTTTGATGGCGGAAAATTAAAAAAACTCTCAGACATCAATTTCCATGTAGCAACAAAGAAAGGAGCATATGGCATTGTGGAAGATATGCACAGTATTATAAACCATATAATCTATAGCTATTATATTGACTTAGAAAGTAAATAA
- a CDS encoding cytidylyltransferase domain-containing protein: MLYDKTFLAIIPARGGSKRLPRKNVLDLAGKPLISWSIEAAKQSKYIDEVVVSSDDDEVLNIAKEQNASIMKRPVRLATDTATTFEVVEHLIKNFEKQYTYIILLQPTSPLRKSEDIDKAIEFLHTKNADAVISVCEMEHSPLWSNTLPKDKSMATFLHKEILNKRSQDLETYYRLNGSIYIIKVAKLLEKKSFFLKDNIYAYVMDQKKSIDIDTKLDLEIANYLLSKSI; encoded by the coding sequence ATGTTATATGATAAAACTTTTTTAGCCATAATTCCTGCAAGAGGCGGTTCCAAGAGGTTACCTCGTAAAAACGTTCTGGATTTGGCAGGTAAACCATTAATTTCGTGGAGTATAGAAGCTGCCAAACAAAGCAAATATATTGACGAAGTTGTTGTTTCAAGTGATGATGATGAGGTTCTTAATATTGCGAAAGAACAAAATGCTTCAATCATGAAACGCCCTGTAAGACTCGCTACTGATACAGCTACAACTTTTGAGGTTGTTGAACATCTGATAAAAAATTTTGAAAAACAATATACATATATTATTTTGTTGCAACCAACAAGCCCTTTGAGAAAAAGTGAAGATATCGACAAAGCAATAGAGTTCTTGCATACTAAAAATGCAGATGCAGTTATAAGTGTATGTGAAATGGAACACTCACCACTTTGGTCTAATACTCTGCCAAAAGATAAAAGTATGGCGACTTTTTTACATAAAGAAATTTTGAATAAAAGAAGTCAGGATTTAGAAACATATTATAGGCTAAACGGCTCAATTTATATTATAAAAGTCGCGAAACTTTTAGAAAAAAAAAGTTTTTTTTTAAAAGATAATATTTATGCTTATGTGATGGATCAAAAAAAATCAATTGATATCGACACGAAATTAGATCTTGAAATAGCCAATTATTTACTTTCTAAGTCAATATAA
- a CDS encoding nucleotidyltransferase family protein translates to MSTYKEILLHKNSTIQEALKVIDKGAMRIAIVLGENEKVVGTLTDGDIRRGLLNGLSLDSSIENLYFKEPTLANINDSKELIIQKAIRKQIYQIPIVDDEGKLVKIEDLAKLLKTNAKKNRVVLMAGGLGTRLRPLTQDVPKPLLKVGNKPILETIIENFAKYGFVNITISVNYKADMIKKYFGDGSTLGVNINYIQEDKRLGTAGALSLIKERPQESFFVMNADLLTNVNFEHLLDYHSFENSVGTMCVREYDYQVPYGVIQTEGSKIISIEEKPVHKFFVNAGIYVLSPQVFEYIPKNEFYDMPTLFEDIIKNELKTISFPIHEYWLDIGRMSDFEQAQVEYKEIF, encoded by the coding sequence ATGAGTACATATAAAGAGATTTTGTTACATAAAAATTCAACTATCCAAGAAGCACTCAAAGTGATAGACAAAGGTGCTATGCGTATTGCCATAGTACTTGGGGAAAATGAAAAAGTTGTAGGAACGCTTACTGATGGAGATATCCGCCGTGGGCTTTTAAATGGACTCTCTTTGGACTCTAGTATTGAAAATCTTTACTTTAAGGAACCAACGCTTGCAAATATAAATGATTCCAAAGAACTTATTATCCAAAAAGCGATTCGTAAGCAGATTTATCAGATTCCTATTGTTGATGATGAAGGAAAACTTGTCAAGATTGAAGATTTGGCAAAACTGCTCAAAACAAATGCGAAAAAAAATAGAGTTGTTTTAATGGCAGGAGGACTTGGAACAAGACTGAGACCACTCACGCAGGATGTACCCAAGCCCCTCTTAAAAGTTGGAAACAAGCCTATTTTAGAGACAATTATAGAAAACTTTGCAAAATACGGTTTTGTTAACATTACCATCAGTGTCAATTACAAAGCAGATATGATTAAAAAGTATTTTGGCGATGGAAGTACACTTGGTGTCAATATTAATTATATTCAAGAGGATAAACGATTAGGTACAGCTGGAGCACTTTCGCTGATAAAAGAACGTCCGCAAGAGTCTTTTTTTGTTATGAATGCAGATTTACTGACCAATGTAAACTTTGAGCATCTTTTGGACTATCACTCGTTTGAGAATTCTGTGGGTACGATGTGTGTGAGAGAGTATGACTATCAGGTGCCTTACGGGGTGATACAGACTGAGGGAAGCAAAATAATATCTATAGAGGAAAAGCCTGTGCACAAGTTTTTTGTCAATGCCGGTATTTATGTTCTTTCTCCTCAGGTCTTTGAATATATTCCAAAAAATGAGTTTTATGATATGCCGACACTTTTTGAAGATATTATAAAAAATGAACTCAAAACTATATCCTTTCCTATTCATGAGTATTGGCTTGATATTGGACGGATGAGTGATTTTGAACAAGCGCAAGTTGAATACAAAGAGATATTTTAA
- the neuC gene encoding UDP-N-acetylglucosamine 2-epimerase, protein MKRKIAVVTATRAEYGLLKPLLKEIENDDTLQLQLIVTGTHLEENFGNTYKEIEQEFDIDAKISMDLSCESGECLSLAMAQLQKDITEVLVQLCPDIMVILGDRYEMLSVATACLMLHIPLAHIHGGELTQGAIDDAIRHAITKLSHLHFTSTEVYAKRVIQMGEEPRRVFNVGSLGVQSIKTLQLLNKQEFEKSIGFKLGKKNLLVTYHPQTLSGKIPKEQFSTLLEALESLKETKIIFTKANADEGGQIINAMIDAYVKSHKNSIVFASLGQLRYFSALEFVDGVVGNSSSGILEIPSFKIPTLNIGERQEGRIQAKSIITVDIEANAIRQGLEKIYDPSFLESLKRVKNPYEGKEPSKKIKECLKTVELEHILEKKFYDVGGML, encoded by the coding sequence ATGAAACGAAAAATAGCTGTAGTCACTGCAACTCGTGCAGAATATGGACTCTTGAAACCACTGCTTAAAGAGATCGAGAATGATGATACTCTGCAACTACAGCTTATAGTAACTGGTACACATTTAGAGGAAAACTTTGGTAACACCTACAAAGAGATAGAGCAAGAATTTGATATTGATGCAAAGATTTCAATGGATTTATCTTGTGAGAGCGGGGAGTGTCTATCTTTGGCAATGGCACAACTACAAAAAGATATAACAGAAGTTTTGGTACAACTTTGCCCTGATATAATGGTTATTTTGGGAGATCGTTATGAGATGCTGAGTGTTGCTACTGCTTGTTTAATGTTGCATATTCCTCTAGCACATATTCATGGTGGAGAGCTTACACAAGGGGCAATTGATGATGCCATCCGCCATGCCATTACCAAACTCTCACATCTACACTTTACATCAACAGAGGTATACGCCAAAAGAGTTATACAAATGGGAGAAGAGCCAAGAAGAGTGTTTAATGTTGGTAGTTTAGGGGTACAAAGCATAAAGACTTTGCAGCTTTTAAATAAACAAGAGTTTGAAAAAAGTATTGGCTTCAAACTTGGCAAAAAAAATCTACTTGTAACCTATCATCCTCAAACACTCTCAGGGAAAATTCCAAAAGAGCAATTTAGTACACTTTTAGAAGCTTTAGAGAGTTTAAAAGAGACAAAAATCATCTTTACCAAAGCAAATGCTGATGAGGGCGGACAGATCATTAATGCAATGATAGATGCGTATGTAAAGAGTCATAAAAACAGCATTGTTTTTGCATCTCTTGGACAGCTTCGTTATTTTTCAGCCTTGGAGTTTGTTGATGGGGTGGTTGGCAATAGTTCAAGTGGAATTTTAGAGATTCCAAGTTTTAAAATTCCAACACTCAATATTGGAGAGAGACAAGAGGGGCGGATTCAGGCAAAGAGTATTATAACTGTAGATATAGAGGCTAATGCCATTAGACAAGGTCTTGAGAAGATTTATGATCCCTCTTTTTTAGAGAGTCTCAAAAGAGTTAAGAACCCTTATGAGGGCAAAGAACCGAGTAAAAAGATAAAAGAGTGCCTAAAAACAGTAGAACTTGAACATATTTTAGAGAAAAAATTTTATGATGTAGGAGGTATGTTATGA